One window of Amaranthus tricolor cultivar Red isolate AtriRed21 chromosome 13, ASM2621246v1, whole genome shotgun sequence genomic DNA carries:
- the LOC130798579 gene encoding probable WRKY transcription factor 21, with protein sequence MEGVEEANKLAVESCHRVLSIISQPQEQTQFRNLAVETQHAVSKFKRVVSLLSNGLGHGRARITKKNRSTPFPQNILLESSNDPKIESCTQPVKALQWLKTNLNESLIQENGSTTGKSCLSLGGNRSLEMSSGGKTQLQLAQPSLSPHYQLFQQQKVQLQQFHQQQRLKQHAEMLYRRSNSGINLNFDSSSCTPTMSSTRSFISSLSVDGSVANMDGNGFNLFSVSQSSDHSLTQHRKRCSGRGEDGSVKCGSSGRCHCSKKRKHRVKRIIKVPAISNKLADIPPDEYSWRKYGQKPIKGSPHPRGYYKCSSIRGCPARKHVERCLEEPSMLIVTYEGEHNHPRLPSQSANT encoded by the exons ATGGAAGGAGTTGAGGAAGCTAATAAATTAGCTGTTGAGAGTTGTCATAGAGTTCTTAGTATTATATCTCAACCACAAGAACAAACCCAATTTAGGAATCTAGCAGTTGAAACTCAGCACGCTGTGAGCAAGTTTAAGAGGGTTGTATCCCTTCTTAGCAATGGATTAGGTCATGGAAGAGCTagaataacaaagaaaaatagGTCTACCCCTTTTCCTCAAAACATTTTACTAGAGAGTTCTAATGACCCTAAGATTGAATCATGTACTCAACCTGTTAAGGCTCTTCAATGGCTCAAAACCAACTTGAATGAGAGTTTGATCCAAGAAAATGGATCTACAACTGGGAAAAGTTGTTTGTCTCTAGGGGGAAATCGCTCACTAGAAATGAGCTCAGGTGGGAAAACCCAACTTCAGCTTGCTCAGCCGAGTTTGTCGCCACATTATCAGTTGTTTCAGCAACAGAAGGTTCAGCTTCAACAATTTCATCAGCAACAACGGTTAAAACAACACGCTGAGATGTTGTATCGAAGGAGCAATAGTGGGATTAACTTGAATTTCGATAGTTCTAGTTGTACCCCGACAATGTCTTCGACTAGATCGTTTATTTCTTCGTTGAGTGTCGATGGAAGTGTGGCGAATATGGATGGAAATGGGTTTAATTTGTTTAGTGTGAGTCAGTCATCAGACCATTCATTGACTCAGCACAGGAAGAGGTGTTCTGGCAGAGGTGAAGATGGAAGTGTGAAATGTGGGAGCAGTGGAAGATGTCATTGTTCCAAAAAGAG GAAGCACAGGGTAAAGAGAATAATCAAGGTTCCTGCTATTAGTAACAAGCTGGCTGATATCCCTCCGGATGAATACTCGTGGAGAAAGTATGGGCAAAAGCCAATTAAGGGTTCGCCTCATCCTAG GGGTTACTACAAGTGTAGCAGTATAAGAGGATGCCCTGCTAGGAAGCATGTTGAGAGGTGCTTGGAAGAACCATCAATGCTCATTGTTACTTATGAAGGTGAGCACAATCACCCCCGCCTTCCATCACAATCGGCAAACACATGA